Within the Miscanthus floridulus cultivar M001 chromosome 17, ASM1932011v1, whole genome shotgun sequence genome, the region CCCTGAAGCTCCAGCCGTGCTGCTCCGTTCAGCTGCAATACGAGGATCAAGATGCATCTTGAATTGAGACAGACATCACTGCATGTTGCTGACTTAGGATGCGGCATATATTGCATTATTTCTTGAACTACTTCAGCATATTTGTCCTGTACCTGGATTTGCTCGCGCCAGAGGCATATGGTCGCCGGCGCCTAGGCTGCGCCGCTAGAGCTTGGCCCGGCCGTCATCGTGCGAGATACTGTTCTGGCAGgaatgaaaaatattgttccggctaattgttgtgagaaaaaaatactgttctagcatgACATGAACAGTGATTTCGTGAATGAAAGAGCCAGCCGAACAGCCTCATAGATAAGTAAAGCTTAGTTTGGGGAGTATGTCGGCCCCACGTAAATACAGGACAGCCTACAAAACGCGTTGCGGGTGACGATGCCGGGATTGTGTCGTCTCGCGAATGAGGAAACAAAGATGAACAGACAAGTTGGAACAGTCCCTTTTTGTGTTGTGTGTGGGCATATCGACCTATGGGCCAGGCCCAGAGAATACGATATCTTCGCAGGTCATGCTTGGTCGTCTACGCAATGGAGCAGAGGCAGACAAACGGAAAGGGCACAGCTTTACGccaggatggatggatggatgcgtGGGAATGGGAATGCATACATGCGGCCGCCGCCGATGCCGATGCGCGCGTGAGTGACCAGTGACCAGGGGGTGGTGTGGGGATGGATATGTGGCAGACAAAGGAAATCCGTGACCCACGCGCGTTGCCGTGGCGCCCCACTGCATAGAATGCATGCACCTCCGCTCCGCCATTTGATGCCAATTCCATGGCTGCCTATGCTGCAATGGCAATGGCAATGCAAGAGGATGACCGGATGAGGAGAAATAATTAATTCACCGCAGCAGCAGCTCTATGCTGTAGCTAGCGTAGCGTCGGCGCCTCCCTTCcctaccaccgccaccgccaccgtagGGTACAGTACCAGTAGTTACAGTGGCCGCGGTAGCTGTCCTCTCCCTACTTAAATCTCACTCCACACAGCAGCCAACACCAACTGGTCCGTCCGTCCCTGTGAGTGATAGTAGTGACAGCGAGCGGCAATGGCGCAACTGCTCTCAGCACTCCCAATGCTCGTGCTGCtgcctttcctcctcttcctggcCGCCGCAGGGGCAGAGGAGGCAGCCACTGCCTCCGCCTCCAGCCCGACGCTGGTGTTCCTCCTTGCGGGGCAGTCCAACatgggcggccgcggcggcgccacCAGCGGCACCTGGGACGGCGTGGTGCCGCCCGACTGCGCGCCCTCCCCGCGCATCCTCCGCCTCTCCCCGTCCCTTCGCTGGGAGGAGGCCCGGGAGCCGCTGCACGCCGGCATCGACCTGCACAACGTGCTCGGGGTCGGCCCCGGGATGCCCTTCGCGCACGCGCTCCTGCGGTCCTGGcgctccggccgccgccgccccgccgtCGTGGGGCTCGTCCCCTGCGCGCAGGGCGCCACGCCCATCGCCAACTGGTCCCGCGGCACGCCGCTGTACGACCGCATGCTCGCGCGCGcaagggccgccatgcagcagACGGCCAACGGGCCCAGGCCCAGGCTCGCCGCGCTGCTCTGGTACCAGGGCGAGGCCGACACCATCAGGCGCCAGGACGCCGACGTCTACACGTCCCGCATGGAGGCCTTCGTCCGCGACGTCAGGCGGGACCTCGGCATGCCGGACCTGCTCGTCATCCAGGTCGGGCTCGCCACGGGGCAGGGCAAGTTCGTCGACATCGTCAGGGAGGCGCAGAGGAGGGTCAGCCTCCACAACGTCAAGTACGTGGACGCCAAGGGCCTGCCCGTCGCCAGCGACTACACGCATCTTACCACGCCGGCGCAGGTGCAGCTGGGGAAGATGCTCGCCGCCTCCTACCTGGCAGCCACGCTAGCTCTGAGAGTCTGACTACTGCTTCTTCGCTCTCATTGCCATTCCTTCCTTGTTGTATTAGATTACAATTTTTACCAAATTAAACCCATCAGGCACACCGCATCTGCTCTAGAGCCTGCCTTCAATTTCTGTGTTGCTTACTGAATACTGATGGTGAAAAATTGAAAATGAAATGGTCATTCCTGGGGTTGCCGTAACAGAAATGTTATGTTACAGCACCCATTAACCGCATTGTACTGTGTACGGGATTATTAATCAAGTCAGTATTAACTGCTCATTTCTGGTCAGCCAATCGATGCTCGCAGTTCATGCTCTTCATTCACAGTACTAGCACCAGGTTAAACTTGTACGGAACACGCCACGCTGTTCAGCGACCAAGTAATTGCCCACTAACTGCTCTGAGAGGCAATTCAGTTTTGACAGCATGTACTCATGCTTCAGGTCCAAAGAGAGAGCTCTCCAAAAGCAGGCGACCTCAAAACTGTGACTCTCCTCAACAGATACAACATTACGGAGTATAGGAATATTCACTAGCTAGGTTTACTTGTAAACTACCGTATGATGTTACCGTGTCAGATCCATCACAGGCTAACAGAGACTCCGTATTGTTCAGTTCAGAGCTTTGTCACCTCTGCGCCTCAGAATTTCTGGGAGATTGCTCAGAATATGCGCTACCATTTGGTGGTTGCCTTGCCTCAAAAGAAGCTGGGCTGCAACTTTCAGGCAATTGACGACTTCTTTTCATAACGCTAGTGGAGGACTGTTCTGCTTGGTGTCAATATGTACTGTAGTACTTGCTCTCTTGTGTGCTACTACTGCTATAGTTTCCTTGTCAGCTTTCACTTTCAGTAAACTAGCACCGTTCAACTTTGTTGGACTTCTGAAACCGACAATCCTAAATGAATTGGAAAGGGGAAAGTTTCAGTAGGCAACATCTGTATTAGTATATTCTCTACCTAAATATCAGTTTAGGGAGAAGGTAAGTCAGCTCACTGAAGCTGGTAAATCGTTGTGGAGCAAGGAAACAACTTTCCTAACAaccaacagcctgttcgcttgctcgtatacgatcgtggattataagctgaaacagtatttttctctcaaatcaaatcagccagcagtaaataatccacgatcgtttacgacgaaacgaacaggctgcaataCTATGGAGTACCTCCAAAGTCTGTCCAAGCCAAGCATCTTAAAATACCCcaagtcgggggggggggggggggggggggggggggggggggaggaggaggtgcaACATGCTGCCCTATTGTCAATGCCAGCAATGCCATTCATATAAAGGTAGCAATGCACTTACTGAAAGAAAGGAAGTTTTTTTTCCTCTTCACCAACGCCACATGAGAGGCAGGGCTTAGCTGGACCGTTCCCTGTCTAGTAATGTTCACTGCTAAAGCTAATTTAGAAGCTATAAGGAAACAGGGGGGTCAATGACATCAGACAGCAAGGTTGTGATGTTTGTGCATACCATAATCATTTTTCATCGCACAGTTACAGAGGCACCAATGGAGCGTGcctgatgagctcattatgcatCATTTCATTGCTATGGATTATGGAGCGTGCTTGATGAGCTCGTTATGCGTCATTTCATTGCTAGGGCTTAGTGGCACGCTGAGTTTGAGCATATTTGACTACACTCAGACCACCACGTGACcatgaagagaagaaagaaatttgtaACCCAGATTGTAAGCACTGGCACTCTGCCAACGGTTTGTAACATAAGAGGGTTTATAAGATTAGGTCTGCTCATGCAAGTTGCACAGATTTGGGGGCATCCGGAGGTTCATGTACTCATGAAAATCGGATGTTTCCTCTTGATCCAGATTCCAGAGTATGCAGTATACACAGATTTGTTGTGTGGGCAAAACATGCCATGTTGATGATGCGGGAATTCAGGATTCAGAAATGGCATGCCATCTGTATTCTCCTATATATGCTCTGAATGCAACCAACCAGGTTTTCCCAAGGCATGGCATATATAAGTGCACACAAGAGCAGATGGTAATGATGCCAGATACCACCAAGTCGGCAAGTCCTAAATCGAAACACATGGATTTGATTCGCTCGAATTTGTGGTTAATTAGATTAGACTATATGGATGGATGGTTCAAGTCAAGCACGGGTTATTTTGCAAGTTTATTTATTGTACAAGATGGTTTAATTCGATGGCTGAAGCAGCCGCTCTCCTGATCTCCGGATTGGGAGGGGAGGCAAAAGCAAACGGTAGATGAGATGGAGATTAAGATGAGGCCTGTGGTGTAGAAGAACAAAACGGATGGTGGAATGGAAGAGGAAGGAGGGTTGCTTGCTAGCCCTGGGCGTCGTCGTAGGAACGGTGCAGGTCTGTGGTGCATCCGGGAGCGTCGGGGTCCTCGGCGCCGCAGCAGTCGTAGAACTTGGCGGCGTAGGGAGGGTCGCCGTCGCGGAGCTCGTAGTACCTGTACTACCTAGATGAATCAGATCATAGGCGAGCAGGGTGTAGGGCAGGGcagggtagggtagggtaggcagGCACCTCTTCTGGTCGTCGTGTCGACGGCAGACGAAGAAGGAAGGGTGGAACCTGCAGGAGAGGCGCGTGTTGGCCGAGGGATCGTAGCACGTCTTGCACCGCCGGCACAGCTTGTCTTTGGCCGCCGCGGGTGCGGCGGCAGGGGCGGAGGCAGGGGCAGGCACGCCGGAATCCATGGCCGTGACCGTGCGAGTGCGAGTGCGAATGCGAATTCGGGGGCGAGACCTCAGCGGAGTTGGAGGAGTCGAATCTGGTTTGTCCTCTGCTGGTGGGCCGGGCCGTTGAAACTTGCCTCAAGTTGTTTGGTCGGCCTTGGTCCACCGCGCCCGGCTTTGTCTCCCTGTGGGCTGCCATCCTGTCCAAGCGCATTGTTTTGTTTATTTCAGAGCTGGAGATGATGCTACCGAGTCCGAGTAACCCGCAGCCCACAGGGCCCGAGGTGGATCCCAGGTTATTATGCAAAAATTAATTAATGTTGACGCGGCAACCTCAAAGAACTCAAACATggtggctgcggctgcggctgcaggAGATGCAGGCGGGTTGttcttagagcaagtataatagcaggctgtaagccgactaaatgctgaggtggaggagagaggggaggagagagaggagaaacgggctgtaagcttacagccggcttgggcacaagaaccaagaaaatgtgtgagagagacaagtgggccatgtattaactgtaaagggctaactactatatgagtgggctgagagaatgCTACAaaaaaccttacagccagcaagccgactgtattattagccttgctcttaggaGCAGTGGCGGAGCTCGTCAATTCTGACGCCTAGGGCCGCTACAAAAGCGTAGATACTAGCACCGGGTCAAGATAGCGTCTACACCAGGTCTATTACTACTGATAGATAACAAAACTAGTGTATACTTAAATCCACAAAATACGTCAAGTTCGtttaggcttgtttggctgaaagtactgttggctgatttggtgtgagagaaaaatactgttcgttggctgaaaaagtacggcttataatcAAACAAGCACAAACAAACAGTGCGATAGTTGATGGAAACATAAAGTTTTAGACAATGGATGTAACTTTTTATCCGAGACTTCAATCCTTAGAAATGATATAAACTATCTTCATCTTTTCTAGTACCTCCATCTGTTTGAACAAAAATTGGCATACACAATAAAAATATCTCCATTCAGCTGCTTGCTTGGTAAGGAACAAATGGCAGCACAGCTGGTACGTGGTACCAAAAACTTAGATTGGAGATTTGAGAATGGGAATTTAGCAATCAGGGGAGGCTACAATATCTTCATTCAGTGCAATTGGCAAGCAACACAGAGCTGCGTGCGTGTGTGCGGCTTGCAGGGCGCAGGCTGCTGCTTGCCCACGCCAACGCCGAGATGCTGGCCTGCTGACACTTGGGCCTTCCGGTTGCCGCTGCTAGCACCACCGGACCGGTCACCGCGCCCCCGTCTAGTGCAGCTAGTACGTCCTGCGCGCGGCTGCGCCCAGACTCAAGCGGGGTGGATCCGTGGAGGAGGGCGGCATCCGGCGGGGGGGCGGAGAATGGCGCCGCCGCCCAGCGGCTAGGGTCGGACTACAGAGTCACGCAAATCGCATGCCTCTCGGCTCTTCTCTCCTTTGGACTGGGCTGTAAGGCTACAATATTTAGCCCAACCGCCTAGGGCCAGGCCAGAAACCTACTATAAGGGGTTCTTTGGGCCACGCCTAGGGCCGTGGCCCTAGGCCCAAATCCGCTCCTGCTTAGGAGCTTCCTCAGCTCAATTTATAGTCAGATGGGTAGACATGTTTGGTTTCTAGCTCCACCTGATGGTGTTTGTAACTCTTATAATGCCTGAATATGATGGGGAGAGTTTTCTATAAAAAAAAAAGTCAACGCAAATGGAATCGCAATGAACGAATTGTTTTAAGACAATTGTTGCTGCTGTATGCATATATAAGAAAAATAAACCTTCTACTAGAAGGTGGAGATGGAGTCATCAAGCATTCAAGCTTAAAGCAACACGACATGTCATTCAAGATCATGCACTCTTTTCTTTTAGAACAGAAGGATCATTCTCATTCAGCTAACAGCACATGCCATTCAAGATCATTCACTTTTTTCAGAACAGAAGGATCACTCAGTTAACAGCACATGTCATTCAAGATCATTCAGTTTACAGCACATGTCATTCAAGGTCATTCACCTTTTTTCAAAACCGAAGGATCACTCAGTTAACAGCACATGTCATTCAAGATCATTCAGTTAACAGTACATGTCATTCAAGATCATTCAGTTACCAGCACAAGCCCTGCAACCTTCCCAGATTGTCCAGGCACCAAACAAGCAAAACACGACGAGCCTAGAATACATGTATGATGATATGGTACTTCACATAAAGCACAGGTGCAGTGATATCCCAGAAACAAAACAGATAGAACAAGGTTCTTCGGTTCATGCCGCCATACCAGGGCAGTCCTACCAACTACATTATTACACACAAATGGCCAGGGAGCTCTCCGCTGCCTAGTAGGCTGGCAGGTGTGCAGTAACATACCAGAATCATATGCTCCTGGGCTCCTGGCATAAGGCTCATCAGCTGCTGAGTTCCCATACCCATCAAGGCAGCCCTACCAACTACTTACACAAGATGTCTTAAGAGTTCTCCACTTGCTGAACGCAGATGCAGTAACATCCCAGAATCATAACCAGCATAAGTTTCGCCAGTTTCGGCAAAATACACCAAAAGACAGCCCTAGATAGCACTAATAAGCATGTGACGCAGGTGGTGTGCCTCACCACAGTGATGCGTTAGCGCTGCTGAAGCGCTGCTCGAGCTTGCTAACTTCTGTTTTCAGCCTCGAGATCTCCGAGGCATCACTTAGCTCCTGTGAAATAGCAGACTGCATCATGCGGCGGAAGAGACAAACCTGCAGTTCAAGCTGACGGGCAGTCATATTTAGCACACCGATCTGTGTGCGCCTCTGAGTCTCTTCGTGAGAGAACTTCTCCTCCAGATCGTTAACTGTGCCCTGCAGATTGGCACGCCCCTTCTTTATGCGCAGCAATGTTTCCAGGCGTGATCGCAGGTGCTCCACGTCGAACCCATCAGCTTCCAGCAAAGAAACGCCCTTCATCTTCTCTTCGAACACTGCATCATCATCCTCAATGCATAGCCTTTTTACGCTCTCTGCCAGATTGGCGAAACAGAGCATCAGACCCAATGCCATTCCTTCACGGAGCTCTGGAACGTGCTGCTGGCACTTGTGAAAGTTTGGTCGTTGCGGCACCTTACGGAAAACTTCCATTGCCTCAATCTGTGCCCACAACGGGGAGGTCTTCACGAATGGAATTTCCTCAACATCCAAGGAATCTGAAGGCTGTTCAGCTACGATGCTCTCCTGGACATCACGAGATCCCTGCAGCAAGGAGTCACTAGAGCCGTGTGTTCTGCTTGGAACAAACTTGGACATTGGCGTACCCTCAGAACCTTTTGGTGCGATCACTGTATCACCAGGTTGTGCTTCAGTAGAGTTGCTCGTACCAATAGAAGACAACTGTGTTATTTCTGAATTCTCGGTGGACTGGCCACCTTCAGCTGCATACCTCAGCATGGCACCTTTTGGTGCAATCAATGTATCACCAGGTTCTGCTTCAGTAGAGTTGCTCGTACCAATAGAAGACAACTGTGTTATTTCTGAATTCTCAATGGATTTGCTACCTTCAGCTGCATACCTCACCATGGCACCTTTTGGTGCAATCAATGTATCATCAGGTCGTGCTTCAGTACAGTTGCTCATACCGATAGAAGACAATTGTACTATTTCTGAATTCTCGATGGATTGGATACCTTCAGCTGCATCCCTCACCATGGCTGAAGTATGATCCTGTTTCGGCATTCCATGTTCCTCATGAGCTGAAAAATTCTTGAATGCAGTAAATGACCCAAAATTGGTGCTCTGGTTAACGCCAGCCATACCATCACAACATCCATCAGTTGATTGCTTTTCCTGATAAGCTAATGCTTTGTTTGATCCTACAACGCTGCCAAATTCTATGGTATGTGATGGTATTATAAAAGATGGGGTCTGTGGGAGAGGAAGAGGCCTTAATGTCCCGAATGATCCAAACAAGGAAGCTTGCAGCTGTCCAGTCTGTGGTGCAGAGGGCTTGGCCAACATCTGAGAAGAGCGTCGTTCAAGTTGATCACTTAGATAAAGTTTAGGATCATATTTGAAATTGCCAAACCCTGTTGCTGATGATTGTGAAGGAAGTGCCAAGTGGGACTCGAATGACAACATTGTACCTTGTCGCTTCACCACTTTTTCTGGATAACTGCTTGTCTTACGCTTGGTAGGCAAGTAGGACTTAAATGACAATATTATAccttgttgcttcaccactttTTCAGGACAAGTGCTTGCCTTATGCTTGGTAGGATCATTTTCATTGGACACCAAGTCAGACCAAAATGGTTCCGATACTACATCTTTATTTACCTTTTCCACAAGATGTGAGCCAGATTCATAGCTGATGCTGTCATTGTCAACACATGGTGCCATGCTAGCAATATCAACACTATCGTTACATGATGCCATTGCCAAGACAGCAGAAGCTGGCCTTTTTCGAGATGTTGATTGAGGCCCCTTATTAACAGGTTTCTGAAATGGGAAAGACAACACATCATTATGGTGATAAATTATAATCTTGATCAAAATGTTGATACAAGCCAAAAGATTACAAAAACACCAGTACAGCATAGATTTAGGAATCTGAACGTCCATAATTTATATATGTTGGTTTGACTATAACGAATTTATGTGGTCTTTATAAATGAACGAAGAAAATAATAAAGTACAATAACCATGACTAAAAGAATCAATTATTCCAACAATTGCGTTAAAGAGGTCTTTTTTATTCTTGTAAGCATGAAGACCTGGAATACTAATATCATGCTCATTGCTAAACTGAACCAATTAATGAGAATAATCAATATGGCATGGTCATGTCAAAAACAGTgcacaaaaatgaacaaattttgagCAAACAAATAATATTCCAAGGAATCTAATATTGAGAGTCACATAGTGAAAGTACAGACTTTGGAAAAACTAACCACAGTCGACAACAAACCCTTTTTTTTTGTGAAAGAGAGTTTTGTTAAAAGTGAAATAATGTCATTACAAACATTCCAGTAGTTACATAAAAAAAGGACACCATCCATGTGCAGAAGAACTTCAACCAGAGCTTACAAACACTCAAAAAAACAGAAAAGATAAATTATGTGTACCTCTGACGAGCAGCGCACCCACTTTCCGTGGTACCAGTCATAGTGCGGCCTCAGCTGCGTATGGTCAACAGTCAACAAATCAGTACATTCGGCATCATCCTTATCTGCCTCGTGACTCTTGATTTTCACGACATACTTCTTGGTTGATTCAATATCCAAAACCTCCAAAATAACACCAGACCACCAGCTACCATGTCTCTTGTTGGCCGGATATATTGAGAGTCTAGAATCTCAGTAACAAGTTCACCATCCTCTTTGACATCTCTGTATTGTACTAAGAAACTCGATGCGCCAATTACTTTGAGAACAGTAGCTGGACTCCAGTATTTGCCGAACGTTTTTGTGGAGCGACTCACTTCAACTTGGCTTCCCTCTCTGAATAGTGGTGTTCCATTCTTCTGCACAAAGCAAGAGCATTAGAATGCACAGTTGGGCATTCACCATAGTTACTTGAGCTTGCAATCTAGGATTACAACCCAGTATCCATTAATTTTAATTCATCTCTTTGATTCATCCATTTCAAGCATTCAATTaacaagtccatttcatatagGCCCAAATGGCTCAGTATAATATAGTAGCTAACAATTGTAAAGAAGTGGCATTTTTATTTTCTGGAGTGCATTATGAAATTCACATCTAGTAGCACTTATTATATAAATACAATCCATGTTCATATCCAAAATGCTGAGAAAATACATGTCCATTTCCAGGACCCCAAATTTTAACCAGTTTATTTAAGTAAAATAACATTAAAAATATAATCTTTGCGTAAAAGTTTTGACATTTATAGTCGTTGTCGTTGCAAAAATTAAAATATGGGATCAGTGAAAAAAATAATTAGTATTTAGCACTAGTCCAATCCAACCCAAACATGCACGGATCGAATAGGCAGATCGCTTACCGCCTTTGCAGCAGCAGCTGGGACCCAGCAGTCGTCCAG harbors:
- the LOC136518558 gene encoding probable carbohydrate esterase At4g34215, which produces MAQLLSALPMLVLLPFLLFLAAAGAEEAATASASSPTLVFLLAGQSNMGGRGGATSGTWDGVVPPDCAPSPRILRLSPSLRWEEAREPLHAGIDLHNVLGVGPGMPFAHALLRSWRSGRRRPAVVGLVPCAQGATPIANWSRGTPLYDRMLARARAAMQQTANGPRPRLAALLWYQGEADTIRRQDADVYTSRMEAFVRDVRRDLGMPDLLVIQVGLATGQGKFVDIVREAQRRVSLHNVKYVDAKGLPVASDYTHLTTPAQVQLGKMLAASYLAATLALRV
- the LOC136518737 gene encoding uncharacterized protein, coding for MDSGVPAPASAPAAAPAAAKDKLCRRCKTCYDPSANTRLSCRFHPSFFVCRRHDDQKRYYELRDGDPPYAAKFYDCCGAEDPDAPGCTTDLHRSYDDAQG